From the genome of Gemmatimonadaceae bacterium:
CGCAACACCAAGCGCGTCACGTCTCCCCCTTGTGCGCCGAGCGCCACGCGCAAGCCAATTTCATGCGTGCGTTCCGCGACGGCGTGCGAAACCACGCCATAGAGGCCGAGTCCCGCGAGCACCAACGCCGTGAGTGCGAACAGCGCCATCATACGGAGCACGAAGCGGCGCGCCGCGAGAGAATCCGCCACCACGCGCTCCAACGACTCCGCTCCGAAGACCGGCAGTGCCTGATTCACACTCTGCACTTCGCCGCGGACCGCGTCGGCGATCGACTCGTCCACGGATCGCCCTCGCAAAAAGATCGCGAGATGCTTTGCGCTCCGTTGATAGAGGCTCGCGTAGAGCACAGGCTCGCGCGCGGTTTCGATCGCTTCCGTTCGCGCGTCGGCGACGATACCGACGACCGTCGCCCATACCAGCGCGCCCGGTGACAGCTTGATGCGCTTCCCGAGCGCGCTCTCGTGCGGCCAGAACCGCTCGGCCATCGATTCGTTCACGACCGCGACGAGCGGCGATTTGTCGCGGTCGAAGTCGGTGAACAGCCGGCCGCTTCGGAGCGGAAGGTGCAGCACGTCGAAATACTCGGGCGACACGACGGCGCCGGTCACCAACGCCGGCGGCTCGCCAGCGTGCCCCTCGACGATGACACTCATGACGTTCTGATCCTGCTCCGGGTGATCGAGCGGAATAGAGGCGCTTGCGCCAAGCGCCGCGGCCTCCACACCTGGAAGTGTGAGCACGCGACGCCGCACCTCGCGAACGAACGGCGCCTCGGCCGCCGGCGTCGGGTACAAGTCTTCCTTGTCCTCGTTCGGATATGGCAGCCGCGTTCGTACCACGGTCACGCCGTGCGCGTCGAAGCCAAGCGGCGCACGCGTCAGCTGCATGAAGCTTCGCACCAACAATCCCGCGGCGACCAGCAACACCGTCGAGAGCGCGATCTGCCCGACGACGAGGAACCGGCGTGTTCGCGCCTGCTCGCGTGAGGCGGTCGACGCGCGTCCTTCCTGCTTCAGCGTGCGATTGACGTCGAGCCGGCGCACGAACAGCGCCGAGGCCAAGCCGAAGACCACACCGGCGGCGATCGATACACCGAATGCGAAGCTGAACGTGGCCCACCCGATGCCGATCTCGCTCGCGCGCGGCAATTCCGCGGGTACGAGGCTCCGGATCTCGGCGCGGGCGATGAAAAGGATCACCAAGCCGACAAGACCGCCGAGCACCGAGATCGCAACGCTCTCCGTGAGGAGCTGCGCGATCAGCCGCCCAGTCGACGCACCGATCGCTTCGCGCACCGCCAACTCTCGGCTACGACTGCTGGCCCGTGCCAGCAGCAAGTTGGCGACATTCGCACAGCCGATCAGCAGCACGAGGGACACCGCACCGAACAAGAACAGCAGCGACTGTCGCACATTTCCAACCACGATGTCCTTGAGCGGCACGATGCGAAGGGTCCACTCGGCGCGCGGTGGATAATCCTTGGGATACTGCGCACGTAGCGTGTGCACGAGCGCGTCGATTCGCGATTGCGCTTCGGCAAGCGACACGCCGCGCTCGACGCGTGCGAGCACACCGGGAAAGTGTGTTCCCGACCGCGTGTAGTTCGTGAGCGGCGGGCCGGCAAAGCCCATCGCGACCCAAACCTCCGTACTGCGCTCTTCGCGCGAGCGACCGGGCGCCTCGAACGTCGGCGGCATGATGCCGATGATGCGATACGAATCGGAGTCGAGTTGCACGATGCGTCCGAGCGCCGACGGGTCGCGGCCGAACAGGCGCGTCCACACCGCGTCGCTGATGACCGCCTGTCCGTTGAAGCCGCCGGTGTGATCCGCCGGATCGAACGTCGTGCCGAGTTGCGGCTTCACGCCGAGCAGCGCGAAGTAGTTCGGCGCAACGATCGACAAACCGACGTGCTGGGCTCTGGTCAACCCGCCGCCGGTCAGGTTGTTGTCGTCGAACCACACCGGCGAGACCTGCTCGAACGCACCCGAACGCTCGAGATCGTGCCACTCCGGCGTCGACATTCCGACATCGCTCGCACCGCTGCCGAGCAGGTCGTCCTGAATTCGCACGAGCTGTTCGGCGTGCGGATATGGCAGGGAGCGCAACAACGTGGCGTCGACGACGCCGAAGATGGCCGTCGTCGCGCCGACACCGAACGCGATCGTGAGCGCGGCAACGGTCGTGAAGCCCCACGACTTCCGCATCATGCGCAAGGAAAATCGAACGTCGTGGCCGAACGCCTCGAGCCATGCGCCGCCGCGGCTCCACTCGTCGCGCGCGGTTTCGCGCACGAGCTCGACGTTGCCGAATTCCCGGCGCGCGTGCAGCGCCGCCTCGCGCGGCGACTCGCCGCGCGCGATGAAATCCGCCTGGGCATGCTCGAGGTGCGCGCGCATCTCGTCGGCAAGCTCGCGCGTCTGGCGCGCGCGGACCCACGGCAGCCAGTCGAACGCACTCATGCTTCGGACCCTTTGGGCGGGCGCATGAGCGACGCGATCGCGTCGCTCAGCCGATCCCACTTCGACACCTCGGCGGCGAGACGCGCGCGCCCCTTCGGCGTGAGGCGATACAGCCGCACGCGCCGCCCCTGGTCGGATACGCCCCATTCGGTTGAGATCACGCGCTGCCTCGTGAGGCGCTGCAGCGCCGGATAGAGTGATCCGGTCTCCACCTGCAGCATGTTGCCCGAGCCGGCGCGGATCAATTGCACGATCGCGTAGCCGTGGGCGGGGCCCCAGCGGAGCGTTTGCAGCACGATCAGGTCGAGCGTGCCCTGGAGGACCTCGACGCGGGACGGCGCCGGTAATTTTCGCGGCATGACCCACCGAATGTAGAGTGCCTACATATGATAGGTATGGTGTCTACATATCTGGCGACCGTCAAGGGGCCGGCGATTATTTCTTCGCCGCGGTCCGCGTCCGGTCGCGCACGCCGACCGTGTTGTCGGTCGTGATGCGGTCGATCAGCTTGTGCAGCGGGTCGATCCCCGCGCGATACGGAATCTGATCCACGAACACCGTCACCTTCTGCGGCCCGGTCAGAATGCGGTGCTTCACGAGATACAGCGGCACGCCAACCTTGGAGTCGATCGTCGGGTCGGGCTTGGCCGGCGCCTTGGCGAACAGGCCGATGTCGATCCAGTCGTCCATCGCCTGCTGCGTCTCTTTGCCGAGACTGTCGGCGCGCACCTTCTTCGCCGTGACGTACAAATCGACCGCATACTTCCCCGGCGATCCCGCGGGTGCGGCGCTCGCGTTCACGGAATCCGTTTTGAGCTCGTACAGCGTGATGTTCTCGAACAGATCGGCGATCAGATACTTGAGGGAATCGGGCGTCGCGGCGCGCAGCGAGTCGACGAGCTCGAGCGACGTCGGATACGGCGGCCCCTTGAACTTCGTCGCGTTCAGAAAGCCGCGCACCGCGGCGTTCATACGCGCCTCGCCCAGATAATCGCGCAGCGCGTACGTGACGAGCGAGCCCTTGTTGTAATGGATGTACGGCTGATTCTCCCCGAGCTCGAGCGGCAACTCCTTGCGCCGCTCCGTCGCGCGGCCGAGGAGATACGAATTCAGCTCGTACTCCAGAAACTTGCGCATGTTGGCGGGACCGAACTCCTTCTCCATGACCATGAGCGCGGAATACTGCGCCATCGTCTCGGAGAGCATCGTCGAGCCTTGCGCGTCCGCACCGACGACTTGATGTGCCCACCACTGGTGCGCCACTTCGTGCGCCGTCACGTAGAACGGGTAATCGACGTCGTCCGGGCTCTCGACGCGCGCGATGAATCCGATCGCCTCGGAGAACGGAATGGTGTTCGGCAGCGACTGCGCGAACGTCGCGTAGCGCGGAAACTCCACGATGCGAAGTTGATGATACTGGTACGGAGAGAAATTCGTCGTGTAGTAGTCGAGCGATTTCTTCACGGCATCCAGCATCCGGTCCACGTTGTACGCGTGTGAGGGATGATAGAGAATGGCGATGTCCACCGAATCGCCCGCCGCGGCGTGCGCGTCCGCCGGCCGCCACGTCGCATGGCGGATCGCGTACCGCGCCGACTGAAACGCCCACAGGTTCAGAATGGGCGCGTCCATCTTATAGTGGAAATACCGCCGGCCGTTCGCCGTCCATTCCTTCTGCAAATATCCCGAGGTGAGCGCGGTCTGGTCGAGATCGGTGCTCACGGTGGCGTCGTAGCTCAGCCAATCGGCGTCGTGACTGATGTAGTTGTTCGCCCACGTGCTGCGATCCGTCGGCGGCCGCATGCGCGGGCGGGGCGGCAAGTGCTCCTTCTTGCGCGCGTCCTCGTCCTGAATCTCCTCGCGGGCGTCGTAGCCGATCGTCGGCATGAACTGCACGTTCTCGAGAAACGTGCCGTTGCCCGTCACCGCATTGTCCCGGATCTCGTTCGTGAATCCGTGATGCACGCGGCCGAGGACGAAGTGCAGCACCGTCGAGTCGCCGGGCGCGAGGGGATGCGCCAGCCGCCAGATGTAATAGTTGCGCGGGGCATCGGCGACGACGCGCGTGGCGCCGCCGTCGAAGTCGAACGTGCGGATCTCCAGGTCCTCGTCGATGCCGACGTGGATCGAATCGATCGGCGACGCGGTCTTGTTGCGGAGGACGTACTGTCCGGTGACGATCGCGTCGCGCTTCGACGGATAGAGATCGACCGCGAGCGTGATCCCGACGATCCTCGGCTGCGGCGCGGTCTCGAACCGCTTGTACAACAGCTCCCGCTGGGCCCGCAAGTGCCGCTCGGCCTTGCTCGATCGCAAGGTATTTAGAATATTAGTATTATAATATATGAATCCGCCGAGGGCGGCAAACGCGACACCGGCGCCGATCGCGGTGGTGCGTGCCTTGCCCTGGAAGCGCGCCCGTGCCAACCGCGACCGCACGCCGAACGAGCGCTCCTCGCCGCGCACCCAGTACACGGTGCTCAGCACCAGCAGCAGCACCCCGAACGCGCTCCAGTACAGCTTCCACCACAGATACGGCCACGCGTACGGCCCCCAGCCGTTCATGTCCGAGTACGCCGAGCCGCTGTCCGACGCGTACTGATACAGGTTGCTCTCGACACCCAGGGCGCCGAGCAATCCCATGCCGAAAAACAGCAGAATGATCAGGAAGTGGCCGAGGTATTTGTGATTCACGAGCACGTGAACCACCATCGCCAGCACCGCGATCAGCAGATAGTCGATGAACCGGAAGCCGAGCAGCGACTCGAGGTACAGTGGAATCTCGAAGTGGTAGTAGCCGCGCGCCGCCTGCGTCGCGATGCCCGCCACCATCGTCATGCCCAGCATCGCGAGAATCACCGCCGCGAGCGCCGAGAATTTCGCCAGGAACGACACGACGTTCGTCACCGGCGTCGCGTCGTAGATCTGATTGAGCTTCACGTCGCGCTCGGCCCAGATCAATTCGCCGGAATAGAAGACGATGATCACGAGGATAAACGTCCCGAACGAGCCGCTCAGGATGCTCTCCATCTGGTACGTCACCGGCCACGTCGTCGTGCCGTACAGCTTGCCCGTCGTGCGTGCGGCGACGATCAGATACAGGAGACCACCGCCGACGATCGCGCCGAAGTAGCGGCTGCGCACGATACGCCAGAACGATCGCGCGAACACGGATTGGAATTGGACCCAGCGCGCGCCGAGATCGGATCGCTGCGTCACCGACGGCAACGCGGTGACGCGCAGCGGGGCGACGACGGGCTCCGCGACCGCTTCCTCTTCGACCACTGCGGCCGGCTCGTCGACGGCCGGCATCTCCTGCGGACGCGCCGTGTCGCCCAACGCATGCGCGAATCGGAACACCGCGAACGAGCCGATGAACAATGCCGCCGCCACGCCGATCCAGAGCAGGCGATTCTCGAGCAGAATCCCCGAGATCGGCACGAGCCGCGAATTCTTTTCGGCGATCGACCAGTACTGCGTCAGCAGGTTCGTGGCGCGCAATCCGAATGGATCGAGCAGCGCCGCGAGATCCTTGTTCTGAATGTCGGTGAGGAGACTTCCCGCCAGCAGATATCCCACCAGCAGCAGCGCGCCGCCGACATAGTTGGGCAGCATCTGTCGGGTCAGCGCCACCAGGCCGAAGAACAGCGCCGCCGTCAGCACGACGTTGGGCAGCACGACGCCGAAGTACGGCTGCAGGTACGACATCAGGCGGAACGGTCCCATCTTGTCCGCGTGCACCCACGGCGACACCGACGCGACGAACGATCCGACGCCGATGCCCGATACGACGAGCATGTTCACGATCAGCGCGCCGGTGTACCGCCCGCCGAAGAACGCCGCCTTGCTCACCGGCGTCGTATAGAACAGCGGGTCCATGCGGTACTCGTAATCCTTGTACAACGCGTTGCCGGCGAGCGCCGCCGTGATCGAGACGCCGAACAATGAGAGAATTGGTATGAGCGTCGCGAGCGCGTAGGGCGCGTTCGCCAGCACCTTGCCGCCGCTGCCCAAGGCCACGTTGAACTGGTCCCACGCCCCGCCGGCGATCAGCATGAACAGGAACGCGATCGCGAAGAAGATGCCGAAATACACCCACGTGGAGATTCGCCGCAGATAGTAGCGAACCTCCCAGCGGACGATCGCGAGGTAGGCGGTCATGCCACGCCCGGCGCGCTGTCGGCGACCGCGCCGGCCCCCGCCGTCAACTGCTGCCTCAGCGCCGCGAAGTACACGTCCTCGAGCGTCGCCATCGTCGGCTCGAATTCCGGCCCGGGTTGCGACTCACCGAATACGCGCACCACCGTCTTGCCGCCTGCCAGTTTCGTCGAGACCACCGAGTAGTCGCGCTGCATGTCGTTCAACTCGGCGCGCGGCACGGCGCGCACCCAGATCTTGCCCCGCACGTTCGCGATCGCCGCCGCGGGCTCGCCTTCCAGGCGAATCTCGCCGCGATCGATGATCGCCATGCGCGAACACAGATCGCTCACGTCGTCCACGATGTGGGTCGAGAGAATCACCACCGCGCTCTCGCCGAGCTCGGCGAGCAGATTCAGGAAGCGCACGCGTTCGGCGGGGTCGAGTCCGGCCGTCGGCTCGTCGACGATGATCAGATTCGGGTTGCCGAGCAGCGCGACGGCGATACCGAACCGTTGGCGCATGCCGCCGGAATAGCTCCCGAGCTGCTTCCGGCGCGCGCTTTCGAGATTCGTCTGCTCGAAGAGCGCGTCGACGATGCGCCGTCGCTCGGCACGATCGGTGATGCCCTTGAGCACCGCGAAGTGATCGAGCAGATCCTCGGCCGTGACCTTCGGGTACACGCCGAATTCCTGCGGCAAGTAGCCCAGGCGACTGCGCACCACCTGCTTGTCGCGCAACACATCGATGTCGCCGAGGCGGGCCGAACCCGCATCGGCTTCCTGTAGCGTCGCGAGAATGCGCATCAGCGTCGACTTCCCTGCACCGTTCGGTCCGAGCAGCCCGAACATGCCGGGTGGAATCGTCAACGACACGTTGTTCAGAGCGCGCGTGCCGTTCTCGTACGTCTTCGACAGGCCCTCGATGCGCAATTCCATTGTGCGAACTCCCGGCGCTACCAGAGCGCCTGAAACGCGAGCAGAGCGAAGGTCCCGTCGGGAACGGTCGTGATGTTCGGAAAGGTCTGGCGCACGACGTTGAGCGATATCTTCGCCAGGCCGCTCTCGACGAGATAACTCGCGCCAACCGTGATCTGCCGCTCGAACGCGTTCGAGAGCGTGGTCTCAGCCGTGCGATCTCGATCCCATGAATCGTAGCGTGCGACGAGCTGCACGTCTTTCGTCGGACGCAATGCGCCGAGTGAATACCACCCAAAGCGACGCAGGAGGCCGTCGCGCGCGGCCATCGTTTCGGCGCGTAGCGTCACGAGCGAATTGCGGTATTGCACTTCGGTCGCCGCCCGCTGCTTCATTTGCGCAACGGGGCCGCCCTCGAATCCGCCGGTTCCACCGAACTGGAATCCCGGCAGTAGCGGCACGTGATAGACGAGTCGCGCGAGCAGTGCTTTTTGATCGTTGGCATCGGTGCTGCCTTGATCGTCGCCCATCTCGTTGAACATGCCGACGTGCCCCTCGAATCCCGCCGGGAGCGCGACGTTCGCCGAGACGCCGATGTCGCGCACGTCGCCCAGTCCGACCGCACGAGATCGCTCGGCCTCGAAGTTCGCGCGCTCGATCGTCTCGAGGTACGACGCCGAGGTCGTCGCCTCGAGTCCGAGCGGCACGATCTGCTGTCCGATGTCGACTGACAGGTAGCGATTCGCCAGGTAGGTGAGCGCCGCGTCCTGCAGGATGCGCGATTTCTGATCGACCGAGACGTTGGTCACGACGGCGGTGTCCGCGACGTCGCCCGTGGCCGTGTTGAGCGAAATCACCTTGGCCGCGTCGAAGGTGACGCGCCAGCGGAGCTTTGGCGTGAGGATCCCGTTGAACTTGAAATCGACTTTACGCAGTCGATACCCGTCCTTCGTCAACGGATCGCCGGTGCGATAGTAAACCTGAATGAAGCCGTGATTCTCAAACGGGGGCAGCGTGCGAAGCGTCGTCGAGTCCTGCGCCGCGACTGCCGCGGCGTTCACGAGACTGCACGATACGCCAAGAGCCAACACGCGCGCCCATCGCATGGGCGCGTGGATGAACGAGATGATCATGAACGAATTGATTTCCGTTGAAGGGAGCGCACCGGGGTGCGCTCGGGCTGGCGAGGAGTATCTTACGAGGCAAACGCTCTCACCGCGACCCATCACACTCTCGACTCGCCTGGTTGAAATGCGCCGGTTGGCTCTTTCGTTCGCGCTCGCCTCTCTTTCGGCCCTTCCCGCCTGCCAGCGCTCCGGCCAGTCCGCGCCCGGCACCGACTCGCTGTCCACCACACTCGGCTCGCGTCTTTCGACGGGCGTTCACCTCGATCCCGCGGCGCCACTCGCCGAAGTCGGACCGATGGTCCTGACCATGCGGCTGGCACCGGAACGCGATCGCGTCGTCCTGTCGATGAGCGGCTACGCGAAGCAAGGCATTCAAGTCGTGGACGTCGCATCCGGCCGCGTGTTGCAAGACCTTCGGCAACCCGCGGCGTTCGTCGGCCTTGCCTTCTCGCCGGATGGCCGGACGCTGTACGCCTCGGGCGGCAATCAGGACGTCGTCTATCGCTACGCGTGGGCGAACGGCGCCGCGACGTTGCGTGACAGCCTCGTGTTGGCACACAAGCCGAATCCGCGCTCGCCGGGCAAACGGTATCCGGCCGGCATCGCCGTCGATCCGCATGGAACGATGCTGTACGTCGCCGAGAATCTCGCGGACTCGCTCGCGGTGATCGACCTGTCGAGCGGCGAAGTCGTGCAGCGTTTTCCGACAGGCTCCTATCCGTACGACGTCGTCGCCGATGCCGCCGGCAACGTGTACGTCTCGACGTGGGGCGGCAATACGGTCGCGCAGTTCTCCACGACGACGAACGGCTGGCTCGCGGCGAAAGGCATGATGACTGTCGCGCGGCATCCGTCATCCCTGCTGTTGAATGCCGATGCGTCCCGGCTGTTCGTGGTTTCGGGAAGCACCGA
Proteins encoded in this window:
- a CDS encoding M1 family aminopeptidase, translated to MTAYLAIVRWEVRYYLRRISTWVYFGIFFAIAFLFMLIAGGAWDQFNVALGSGGKVLANAPYALATLIPILSLFGVSITAALAGNALYKDYEYRMDPLFYTTPVSKAAFFGGRYTGALIVNMLVVSGIGVGSFVASVSPWVHADKMGPFRLMSYLQPYFGVVLPNVVLTAALFFGLVALTRQMLPNYVGGALLLVGYLLAGSLLTDIQNKDLAALLDPFGLRATNLLTQYWSIAEKNSRLVPISGILLENRLLWIGVAAALFIGSFAVFRFAHALGDTARPQEMPAVDEPAAVVEEEAVAEPVVAPLRVTALPSVTQRSDLGARWVQFQSVFARSFWRIVRSRYFGAIVGGGLLYLIVAARTTGKLYGTTTWPVTYQMESILSGSFGTFILVIIVFYSGELIWAERDVKLNQIYDATPVTNVVSFLAKFSALAAVILAMLGMTMVAGIATQAARGYYHFEIPLYLESLLGFRFIDYLLIAVLAMVVHVLVNHKYLGHFLIILLFFGMGLLGALGVESNLYQYASDSGSAYSDMNGWGPYAWPYLWWKLYWSAFGVLLLVLSTVYWVRGEERSFGVRSRLARARFQGKARTTAIGAGVAFAALGGFIYYNTNILNTLRSSKAERHLRAQRELLYKRFETAPQPRIVGITLAVDLYPSKRDAIVTGQYVLRNKTASPIDSIHVGIDEDLEIRTFDFDGGATRVVADAPRNYYIWRLAHPLAPGDSTVLHFVLGRVHHGFTNEIRDNAVTGNGTFLENVQFMPTIGYDAREEIQDEDARKKEHLPPRPRMRPPTDRSTWANNYISHDADWLSYDATVSTDLDQTALTSGYLQKEWTANGRRYFHYKMDAPILNLWAFQSARYAIRHATWRPADAHAAAGDSVDIAILYHPSHAYNVDRMLDAVKKSLDYYTTNFSPYQYHQLRIVEFPRYATFAQSLPNTIPFSEAIGFIARVESPDDVDYPFYVTAHEVAHQWWAHQVVGADAQGSTMLSETMAQYSALMVMEKEFGPANMRKFLEYELNSYLLGRATERRKELPLELGENQPYIHYNKGSLVTYALRDYLGEARMNAAVRGFLNATKFKGPPYPTSLELVDSLRAATPDSLKYLIADLFENITLYELKTDSVNASAAPAGSPGKYAVDLYVTAKKVRADSLGKETQQAMDDWIDIGLFAKAPAKPDPTIDSKVGVPLYLVKHRILTGPQKVTVFVDQIPYRAGIDPLHKLIDRITTDNTVGVRDRTRTAAKK
- a CDS encoding ABC transporter permease gives rise to the protein MSAFDWLPWVRARQTRELADEMRAHLEHAQADFIARGESPREAALHARREFGNVELVRETARDEWSRGGAWLEAFGHDVRFSLRMMRKSWGFTTVAALTIAFGVGATTAIFGVVDATLLRSLPYPHAEQLVRIQDDLLGSGASDVGMSTPEWHDLERSGAFEQVSPVWFDDNNLTGGGLTRAQHVGLSIVAPNYFALLGVKPQLGTTFDPADHTGGFNGQAVISDAVWTRLFGRDPSALGRIVQLDSDSYRIIGIMPPTFEAPGRSREERSTEVWVAMGFAGPPLTNYTRSGTHFPGVLARVERGVSLAEAQSRIDALVHTLRAQYPKDYPPRAEWTLRIVPLKDIVVGNVRQSLLFLFGAVSLVLLIGCANVANLLLARASSRSRELAVREAIGASTGRLIAQLLTESVAISVLGGLVGLVILFIARAEIRSLVPAELPRASEIGIGWATFSFAFGVSIAAGVVFGLASALFVRRLDVNRTLKQEGRASTASREQARTRRFLVVGQIALSTVLLVAAGLLVRSFMQLTRAPLGFDAHGVTVVRTRLPYPNEDKEDLYPTPAAEAPFVREVRRRVLTLPGVEAAALGASASIPLDHPEQDQNVMSVIVEGHAGEPPALVTGAVVSPEYFDVLHLPLRSGRLFTDFDRDKSPLVAVVNESMAERFWPHESALGKRIKLSPGALVWATVVGIVADARTEAIETAREPVLYASLYQRSAKHLAIFLRGRSVDESIADAVRGEVQSVNQALPVFGAESLERVVADSLAARRFVLRMMALFALTALVLAGLGLYGVVSHAVAERTHEIGLRVALGAQGGDVTRLVLRQGMKLCATGAVLGLVGAAGLAYEMSSRLYGVRAADPLSFGVVTAVMFFIAGVACYLPLRRAVRVDPLTALRS
- a CDS encoding porin, encoding MIISFIHAPMRWARVLALGVSCSLVNAAAVAAQDSTTLRTLPPFENHGFIQVYYRTGDPLTKDGYRLRKVDFKFNGILTPKLRWRVTFDAAKVISLNTATGDVADTAVVTNVSVDQKSRILQDAALTYLANRYLSVDIGQQIVPLGLEATTSASYLETIERANFEAERSRAVGLGDVRDIGVSANVALPAGFEGHVGMFNEMGDDQGSTDANDQKALLARLVYHVPLLPGFQFGGTGGFEGGPVAQMKQRAATEVQYRNSLVTLRAETMAARDGLLRRFGWYSLGALRPTKDVQLVARYDSWDRDRTAETTLSNAFERQITVGASYLVESGLAKISLNVVRQTFPNITTVPDGTFALLAFQALW
- a CDS encoding ABC transporter ATP-binding protein, whose product is MELRIEGLSKTYENGTRALNNVSLTIPPGMFGLLGPNGAGKSTLMRILATLQEADAGSARLGDIDVLRDKQVVRSRLGYLPQEFGVYPKVTAEDLLDHFAVLKGITDRAERRRIVDALFEQTNLESARRKQLGSYSGGMRQRFGIAVALLGNPNLIIVDEPTAGLDPAERVRFLNLLAELGESAVVILSTHIVDDVSDLCSRMAIIDRGEIRLEGEPAAAIANVRGKIWVRAVPRAELNDMQRDYSVVSTKLAGGKTVVRVFGESQPGPEFEPTMATLEDVYFAALRQQLTAGAGAVADSAPGVA
- a CDS encoding PadR family transcriptional regulator — its product is MPRKLPAPSRVEVLQGTLDLIVLQTLRWGPAHGYAIVQLIRAGSGNMLQVETGSLYPALQRLTRQRVISTEWGVSDQGRRVRLYRLTPKGRARLAAEVSKWDRLSDAIASLMRPPKGSEA